CAGCCATTATAAAAAATACGGTATTAAGTAGTAAATCATGAGCTGTTGACATTAATGTTTTAAAAAAATTACTAAAACCCATATAATTCATAACGGGTAAGAATATCAAAGAGGAAATAATAATAAATAATATAGGTTCTTTAATATTGTTTTTTTGTACAATTTCTTTTTCTTCCATATATATCCTCCATATCCATCTTGAATTATTAAACAAGATATATTATAATATACATGAAAAAATTTTCAAAGTTTAAAAATTTCTTTTATCAGTTATTGTATATAATTAAATCTATTTTAAGGGATATATCTTTTTAAATTTAAATTAAACTTCAAATATAAATAATGTGTATTTGATAGAATAAATTTATGGAGGCGTGTCCGAATTGGCTAAGGAGCCGGTCTCGAAAACCGGTAAGGATAAAATCCTTATGTGGGTTCGAATCCCACCGCCTCCGCCATTTTATATTGTATCCTTGGGAGGGAATATGATGAAAAATTTAAAGAATGTATATGATTTTTTAAAAGTAAATATTGATAAAGGAAAAACAAATTATGCAATACCAAAAAGATGGATGCCAAATGATTATGAAGGGAATGTTGTCTTAAAAGGGAGAACATTTGTAGTTAACCCTTATGAATATTTTTCAAATATTATTGATAATATTATAAAAAAATCTAAAGAAGAAAATGATTACTCTAAACCATTATCATTTACGACAAATGAAAAAACGACAGATTGGTTAAAAAAATCTATAATATATAGTGCTCATGTAAGAATGACAGCAGCGTACAAACATGATGCAAATGCAGTTTATTTTAAACCTGATGATGATTTAGGATATAGAGAGAGTGGAACGTTTTTAAAAATGATAGCTTTATTACCCTATTTAAAACAATTTAATGTTGACGCTATCTATTTATTACCTATTACTAAGTCAAGTAATAAGTTTAAAAAAGGTGAAGTTGGCTCTCCTTATGCTGTAAAAAGTTTTCATCATGTAGAAGACGATTATCATGATCCGTTATTAGAAGGATTTAATGCTGATCAAGAATTTTCAGCATTTGTTGAAGCGGCGCATATGTTAGGAATAAGAGTTATTCTTGATTTTATTCCAAGAACGGCCGCTAGAGACAATAATTTAATCTTAGAACATCCTGATTGGTTCTACTGGATAGATATAAATGAGTTATCATCATATAAACCACCAATGATAGAATCTTTAGATTTTGAACAACCATCATCTGAAAATTTACCTATATTGTATAATCATCCTGAAGTAAAAAAACATTTGAAAAAATTTAGATGGGCACCAAATATTACAAATCCTCAAAAATGGGATAATTTTGTAAAGAGAAATAAAAATAATCCAGATTTCTTAGAAGAAATAGTAAAAGAATTTAAAATAATTACAGTTCCTGGTTTTTCTGATTGGATAAACGATCCTCAACCTACTTGGGATGATGTTACATTTTTAAGATTATTTATGAGTCATCCTTTAGAATCTGAAAAATATTTAGAAAATCCTAATGAACAACCTCCATATGTTTTATTTGATGTGGTAAAATCAAGTAATTTTCCTGGAAAAGAAAAAAATGAAGAATTATGGAATATGTTATCTGACTTAATGCCATATTTCCAAAAAAATTATGGAATTGATGGAGCAAGACTTGATATGGGACATGCTTTGCCAAAAGAATTAGAACATAGAATTATATCAAGTGCAAAAAATTACGATCCTTCCTTTGGAATAATTGCTGAAGAATTATCCATGGATAATCATATTAAGGCTAAATTGAGTGGATATGATGCTATACTTGGTAATACATGGTGGAGCGAACCTAGACATAAAGAAGGTTGGTTTATTAAAACAATAAGAGATATAATGCCAAAGTTAGAAGTACCATCATTTGCTACAGCTGAAACACCGGATTCTCCTAGGGCAGTTACTAGAGATGGTGAAGAAAATTTTGCTAAATTATCTGCGGTAGTAAATACATTTATGCCAAATGGAATAACTGTAATTAATTCAGGAAGCGAAATTTTTGAAAAACAACCGATGAATTTAGGGCTTGATTTTGAAAAACCGGAAGAAGAAAGATATAAATATTTAAAGCCTACAGATCAATTTTATGGTAAATTAGCTTTTTTTGATTATTATGCGTTACATTGGGATGTTGATAAACATATGGTTAATCTTTTAAAGGTTTTAGGAGAAATAAAAAAAGACCATGTTGATTTAATAACAAAAATAAGTAATTATAGATTTACCGAACATATGGAGAATGTTATTTCTATTTTCTATTGGAATGGAAATAAAGGTTTATTAATACCAATTAATTTGAATTTTGATAAAACTGTTAATTTCGGATTTGATTTAGGATATCATACATGGAGAGGTAATCATAAGATTAGTTTATTATTAGAAAATTATAGAAGATGTGATTTCAAATGGGATGAAGGAGCATGGTTAAATATTAATTTAAACCCTGGAGAAACAAAAATTTATCTTGTTGAATAAAAAAATACCTGGCTAAAAAAGTCAGGTATTTTTTATAATTAAAAAATAAAGATTAATCTATTCAAATATAGATAATGCATAAATTAATATTAAACAAAAAACTCCCTAAAATTAGGGAGTTTTTGTGGTGGCCAGGGACAGAATCGAACTGTCGACACCTGGATTTTCAGTCCAGTGCTCTACCAACTGAGCTACCTGGCCTCTAATAAAATGGTGGGTGCTGCAGGGATCGAACCTACGACCTTCTGCTTGTAAGGCAGACGCTCTCCCAGCTGAGCTAAGCACCCACTTCTCTGGCGCCCCCAACGGGATTTGAACCCGTGCCTTTGGCGTGAAAGGCCAATGTCCTAGGCCGCTAGACGATGGGGGCATCTCTTTCACAACCGTAGTATATAATACCAGAAAACAAATAAAAAGTCAAGAAAACAATAGGTAAATTTTTTTAAGAAATTATTTCTAATTTAGGAATATTGAGCAATAATGAAA
The nucleotide sequence above comes from Marinitoga sp. 38H-ov. Encoded proteins:
- a CDS encoding alpha-amylase family glycosyl hydrolase; translated protein: MKNLKNVYDFLKVNIDKGKTNYAIPKRWMPNDYEGNVVLKGRTFVVNPYEYFSNIIDNIIKKSKEENDYSKPLSFTTNEKTTDWLKKSIIYSAHVRMTAAYKHDANAVYFKPDDDLGYRESGTFLKMIALLPYLKQFNVDAIYLLPITKSSNKFKKGEVGSPYAVKSFHHVEDDYHDPLLEGFNADQEFSAFVEAAHMLGIRVILDFIPRTAARDNNLILEHPDWFYWIDINELSSYKPPMIESLDFEQPSSENLPILYNHPEVKKHLKKFRWAPNITNPQKWDNFVKRNKNNPDFLEEIVKEFKIITVPGFSDWINDPQPTWDDVTFLRLFMSHPLESEKYLENPNEQPPYVLFDVVKSSNFPGKEKNEELWNMLSDLMPYFQKNYGIDGARLDMGHALPKELEHRIISSAKNYDPSFGIIAEELSMDNHIKAKLSGYDAILGNTWWSEPRHKEGWFIKTIRDIMPKLEVPSFATAETPDSPRAVTRDGEENFAKLSAVVNTFMPNGITVINSGSEIFEKQPMNLGLDFEKPEEERYKYLKPTDQFYGKLAFFDYYALHWDVDKHMVNLLKVLGEIKKDHVDLITKISNYRFTEHMENVISIFYWNGNKGLLIPINLNFDKTVNFGFDLGYHTWRGNHKISLLLENYRRCDFKWDEGAWLNINLNPGETKIYLVE